Proteins encoded within one genomic window of Gemmatimonadaceae bacterium:
- a CDS encoding protein kinase gives MSDFKAQLQAQFGDEYTIERELSGGGMSQVLLAQDTRHHRRVVIKLLPASVTQAISAERFEREILMSAALQHPNIVPVLSSGKVNGLPYFVMPYIDGESVRMRVRRGPLSVRETVNILRDVCRALSFAHGRGVIHRDIKPDNVLLSAGAGVAVVTDFGVAKAIMTSRHGGDPAPGGRMTGVGMSLGTPAYMAPEQAAADPNVDHRADIYALGILGYEMLAGAPPFHGRSPQALLAAQMTEAPTALSARRYDIPRALTDLIMLCLSKEPARRPDTAAGLLRALEDPEMISGVFAAPPSSSRMQWRNAAILLGILGSVVLAGALVRSRLVARSESPPRAAQPTAGAAVLPVSLAVLPLEAVGGDAEARGVATALGAELASAAAALPGARVASHAAVLAVPDSVRGPAALGRVLGVAYLMEGTVQRQRRELRATVRLVRIANDSTVWARTFTGNADSTFSFQDAVVQAAISALRQGAR, from the coding sequence GTGTCAGATTTCAAGGCGCAGCTTCAGGCGCAGTTCGGCGACGAATACACCATCGAGCGCGAACTCAGTGGTGGTGGCATGTCGCAGGTTCTCCTTGCCCAGGACACGCGCCACCATCGTCGTGTCGTGATCAAGCTGCTGCCGGCGAGCGTGACGCAGGCGATCTCGGCGGAGCGCTTCGAGCGCGAGATCCTCATGTCGGCGGCGCTGCAGCATCCGAACATTGTGCCGGTCCTGAGTTCGGGGAAGGTGAACGGGCTGCCCTACTTCGTGATGCCATACATCGACGGCGAGTCGGTGCGTATGCGTGTCCGTCGCGGCCCACTCTCGGTGCGCGAAACGGTGAACATCCTCAGGGACGTGTGTCGAGCGCTCTCGTTCGCGCACGGCCGCGGCGTGATCCACCGGGATATCAAGCCCGATAACGTGCTCCTGTCGGCCGGGGCCGGCGTGGCGGTGGTGACCGACTTCGGCGTGGCGAAGGCAATCATGACGTCGCGCCACGGCGGCGATCCCGCGCCCGGCGGTCGCATGACGGGGGTCGGGATGTCACTCGGCACGCCGGCGTACATGGCACCCGAACAGGCCGCGGCTGATCCCAACGTGGACCATCGGGCGGATATCTACGCGTTAGGCATCCTCGGGTACGAGATGCTCGCCGGGGCGCCGCCGTTCCACGGCAGGTCGCCGCAGGCCTTGCTCGCGGCGCAGATGACGGAGGCCCCAACCGCCCTGAGCGCCCGGCGGTACGACATCCCCCGGGCGCTCACCGACCTGATCATGCTCTGCCTCTCCAAGGAGCCGGCACGTCGCCCGGACACCGCGGCCGGCCTGCTGCGCGCCCTGGAGGACCCGGAGATGATCAGCGGTGTGTTTGCGGCCCCGCCGTCGTCATCGCGCATGCAGTGGCGGAACGCGGCGATACTGCTGGGCATCCTGGGGAGCGTAGTGCTCGCCGGTGCGCTGGTGCGATCGCGCCTGGTGGCGCGGTCCGAGTCCCCGCCGCGGGCGGCGCAGCCAACCGCTGGTGCGGCTGTGCTGCCGGTCTCGCTGGCCGTGTTGCCCCTGGAGGCGGTCGGTGGAGACGCGGAGGCCCGCGGCGTGGCCACGGCGTTAGGCGCCGAACTGGCATCGGCGGCCGCCGCGCTGCCGGGTGCGAGGGTCGCGTCGCATGCCGCCGTCCTGGCCGTCCCGGACAGCGTGCGCGGGCCCGCGGCGCTCGGCCGCGTGCTCGGCGTCGCCTACCTCATGGAGGGCACGGTGCAGCGGCAGCGACGGGAATTGAGAGCGACGGTTCGGCTCGTCCGCATCGCCAACGACTCCACGGTCTGGGCGCGCACATTCACCGGCAATGCCGACAGCACCTTTTCGTTCCAGGATGCGGTGGTGCAGGCTGCGATCAGCGCGTTGCGTCAGGGCGCGCGCTGA
- a CDS encoding GNAT family N-acetyltransferase, with translation MPTPTPPTAVSDFYAPRRTAIADIAGLVGMGLLGSVSTMLVWDDLAGGFRTGRLEKAFLVFLLVVLGASALGGVLGLLAGRVIGRVWERRHRARRGPVRGDRPDADVSPTDAVRPAPSEAQVASAPGIELRSVGADVAGIMALMQRAGDAGPTRTADVLRRSVGIGAWDGPRLVGMARFVSDGRHGLLSDLVVEPAYRRRGIGRALVEAACREAGGALTIESVPESAIPFVHAIGATPGGWTLGAAQRAP, from the coding sequence ATGCCCACGCCCACGCCCCCGACCGCCGTGTCCGACTTCTACGCGCCGCGTCGCACCGCCATTGCGGACATCGCGGGACTCGTGGGCATGGGACTGCTCGGGTCGGTGTCGACCATGCTCGTGTGGGACGATCTCGCGGGCGGCTTTCGCACGGGGCGCCTGGAGAAGGCGTTCCTGGTGTTCCTGCTCGTGGTGCTTGGCGCGTCGGCGCTGGGCGGAGTGCTCGGATTGCTGGCGGGTCGGGTAATCGGCCGAGTGTGGGAGCGTCGGCATCGCGCGCGACGCGGCCCCGTACGGGGCGATCGCCCGGACGCCGACGTCTCGCCCACTGACGCCGTCCGCCCGGCGCCCTCCGAGGCGCAGGTGGCCTCGGCACCTGGGATCGAGCTGCGCTCGGTCGGCGCTGATGTCGCTGGAATCATGGCGCTGATGCAGCGAGCTGGCGACGCCGGCCCCACGCGCACCGCCGACGTCCTGCGTCGTTCGGTCGGCATTGGCGCATGGGATGGCCCGCGCCTCGTCGGCATGGCGCGCTTTGTCTCAGACGGCCGCCACGGACTCCTCAGCGATCTCGTGGTGGAGCCGGCCTATCGTCGCCGAGGCATCGGCCGCGCCCTCGTCGAGGCGGCGTGCCGCGAGGCCGGCGGCGCCCTCACCATCGAATCGGTGCCAGAGTCGGCAATCCCCTTCGTCCACGCCATCGGAGCCACGCCCGGGGGCTGGACACTCGGCGCGGCTCAGCGCGCGCCCTGA
- a CDS encoding BamA/TamA family outer membrane protein has product MPVRQSGARGRSLGVIGMIVVSATVLPAQSDSSAAAGHVRVTAGAKYEAGWLHRAILGDDYRALWTTPITVPRLDLRRAAGGLTPTQRGGSMQTNSLRFNGADGREYVFRPSEKDFTKGLPEELRETLVRDIAQDQVAGYHPAAAVIVASLLDATGIRHPRPQLAVMPDDSLLGEFRAEFSNVLGTFEERPARDFDATPEALGATDVISSERLFERLRRSSVNQVDTRAYLSARLFDVLVGDRDRHRDQWRWGRFSKRRGALWEPIPRDRDMPFARFEGLGPWVIRGFVPQMITFDARYPSMVWLNWNAREIDRRLLPPLDRAVWDSVALAMQRQLTDSVLTASISTMPAPWVGIDGTRLYEALAERRESLPQAARELYGILAREVNVEATDDDDLVDVVRGPGGTMLVSVASIDSSGRAAAPWFERRFLPGETREVRLVLLGGNDCVRIRGERSRGVRLRIIGGAGDDAVLDSIPGGDAALSVYDAQGSNVVLGAVHAIDARAYVPPATDRAERQVRDWGSWSFTTRGLSASPGTGIVASLTRTRFSYGFRHDPFRSRSVLRADFSFSELRPRVRWDVTVPRANSKDVVGLRVIGSGIELIRFHGLGNETSSDSATRFYRVFQNLFRVEPTWMRPVARGVALELRGVGQFTSTREGARTVIGVTKPYGSGAYGQVGAGAGLVIDRRDSPVAPTRGVRLAFGGTVYPSVWNVDESFAEGTANVSTYVTPGGPRAPVLALRAGGRHVWGRFPFHEASTIGGVGTLRGWDQQRFAGRSSLYGSAEVRAWAAKVRIVAPADVGIMVLGDAGRVYADGETSDRWHTAVGGGIWFAPLMRSNTVSLSVVRGRERTGLYAAAGFSF; this is encoded by the coding sequence GTGCCCGTTAGGCAATCGGGCGCGCGGGGCCGCTCGCTCGGTGTGATCGGCATGATCGTGGTGAGCGCCACCGTGCTTCCCGCGCAGTCCGATTCGTCCGCCGCGGCGGGCCACGTGCGAGTGACCGCAGGGGCGAAGTATGAGGCGGGCTGGCTGCATCGAGCGATCCTTGGCGACGACTATCGTGCACTCTGGACCACGCCGATCACGGTGCCGCGCCTGGATCTCCGACGCGCCGCGGGCGGGCTTACACCAACGCAGCGCGGCGGGAGCATGCAGACCAACTCGCTGAGGTTCAACGGTGCCGACGGGCGGGAGTACGTGTTTCGGCCGTCGGAGAAGGACTTCACCAAGGGACTTCCCGAAGAGCTGCGTGAGACGCTCGTGCGGGACATCGCCCAGGATCAGGTCGCGGGCTACCATCCGGCGGCGGCCGTCATCGTCGCGAGCCTCCTGGACGCGACGGGCATCCGGCACCCTCGTCCACAGCTCGCGGTGATGCCTGACGATTCGCTGCTCGGAGAGTTCCGCGCCGAGTTCTCCAATGTGCTTGGCACGTTCGAAGAGCGACCGGCCCGCGATTTCGACGCGACGCCCGAGGCGCTCGGGGCGACCGATGTCATCAGCTCCGAGCGCCTGTTCGAGCGGTTGCGCCGCAGCAGCGTCAATCAGGTGGACACGCGCGCGTATCTTTCCGCGCGGCTCTTCGACGTCCTTGTCGGCGATCGGGACCGGCACCGCGACCAATGGCGCTGGGGGCGATTCTCGAAGCGACGTGGTGCGTTGTGGGAGCCCATCCCCCGGGATCGCGACATGCCGTTCGCCCGCTTCGAGGGGCTCGGTCCCTGGGTGATCCGCGGATTCGTGCCGCAGATGATCACCTTCGATGCGAGGTACCCGTCGATGGTGTGGCTCAACTGGAACGCACGGGAGATCGACCGGCGGCTGCTGCCGCCGCTGGATCGTGCGGTGTGGGACTCGGTCGCGCTGGCGATGCAGCGCCAGCTCACGGATTCCGTGCTCACCGCTTCGATTTCCACGATGCCGGCGCCCTGGGTCGGGATCGACGGGACGCGGCTGTACGAGGCGCTCGCCGAGCGACGCGAGTCGTTGCCGCAGGCGGCGCGGGAGCTGTATGGCATCCTGGCGCGCGAGGTGAACGTCGAGGCCACGGACGACGACGACCTTGTGGACGTGGTGCGCGGCCCTGGCGGGACGATGCTCGTCTCCGTGGCGTCGATCGATTCATCCGGACGCGCCGCGGCGCCGTGGTTCGAGCGACGGTTCCTTCCCGGTGAGACGCGCGAGGTACGGCTCGTCCTGCTGGGCGGTAACGATTGTGTGCGGATTCGCGGGGAACGATCACGAGGCGTCAGGCTGCGCATCATTGGCGGTGCGGGAGATGATGCGGTGCTGGACAGTATCCCAGGCGGCGACGCGGCACTCAGCGTGTACGACGCCCAGGGAAGCAACGTGGTGCTGGGCGCGGTGCATGCCATCGATGCGCGAGCTTACGTCCCACCCGCGACCGATCGTGCCGAGCGTCAGGTGCGCGACTGGGGAAGCTGGAGTTTCACGACGCGGGGGCTGAGCGCGTCGCCGGGCACGGGGATCGTGGCCAGCCTCACCCGCACGCGATTCTCCTATGGGTTCCGGCACGACCCCTTTCGTTCACGGTCGGTGCTGCGCGCGGACTTCTCGTTCTCGGAGCTGCGCCCGCGGGTCCGGTGGGATGTCACGGTTCCCCGGGCGAACAGCAAGGATGTCGTCGGGCTGCGCGTGATCGGATCGGGGATCGAGCTGATCCGCTTTCACGGGCTCGGCAACGAGACGTCGTCCGACAGCGCGACGCGATTCTATCGGGTGTTCCAGAACCTGTTCCGCGTCGAGCCCACGTGGATGCGCCCGGTCGCGCGGGGGGTGGCGCTGGAGCTCCGGGGCGTGGGTCAGTTCACGTCGACGCGCGAAGGCGCACGGACCGTGATCGGCGTGACGAAGCCGTATGGTTCTGGCGCGTACGGTCAGGTCGGTGCGGGAGCCGGGCTCGTGATCGACCGCCGTGACTCACCGGTCGCGCCGACGCGCGGCGTGAGGCTCGCGTTCGGTGGCACGGTGTATCCGTCGGTGTGGAATGTTGACGAGAGCTTTGCCGAGGGGACGGCGAACGTGTCGACGTACGTGACGCCCGGGGGGCCGCGCGCGCCGGTCCTCGCGTTGCGCGCTGGTGGCCGACACGTGTGGGGCCGATTTCCGTTCCACGAGGCATCGACGATTGGCGGCGTTGGCACGCTGCGCGGCTGGGACCAGCAGCGCTTTGCCGGCCGCTCGTCCCTGTACGGGAGTGCGGAGGTTCGGGCGTGGGCAGCGAAGGTTCGCATCGTGGCGCCGGCCGACGTCGGCATCATGGTGCTTGGCGATGCCGGCCGTGTGTACGCTGACGGAGAGACGTCGGACCGCTGGCACACGGCGGTTGGTGGCGGGATCTGGTTCGCCCCCCTCATGCGCTCGAATACGGTGAGTCTGAGCGTTGTGCGCGGGCGCGAACGCACGGGACTCTACGCCGCTGCGGGTTTCTCGTTCTGA